In Pithys albifrons albifrons isolate INPA30051 chromosome 6, PitAlb_v1, whole genome shotgun sequence, a single genomic region encodes these proteins:
- the CLEC14A gene encoding LOW QUALITY PROTEIN: C-type lectin domain family 14 member A (The sequence of the model RefSeq protein was modified relative to this genomic sequence to represent the inferred CDS: inserted 1 base in 1 codon) encodes MSRSAPAPDTFPSAGPGESRERGAGGGQXRAGAERRQTRRALCCSGRPAASMRRAGPWCLLLTAAFALGRPPPPPRAAVRCLPAGTCFSAHLDNTSYAAASSACGRRRGGLAWVSGEQELRLLLGLLAEAAVPAPALLWVALKRNASACTHAEHPLRGFAWEGIGGGTAPQEVPAVLGQWVKEPVRSCLTARCAGLHLAATPESRPSWGWKERVCQRESPGYVCKYQYEGACPDLSPAGALALDYRLPFEERSTGPGSSPPGTVLTVACPGGEVRLTCHPDPGGFSWKTAEEPLCPCPFGHRSPGSGRCTEAAGCRDAAGGFACACTPDRRDGTPCSGTATVPTAADGPAGSQDAGAEGQRPSIPPPGGSAGPPASTTAAGGRQKTAAPLPSSSSNYVFILVTVAVVVLVILVMTVLGVFKICFNKKSEGRGDKESPEFGSKAEAGSAEPSGAASGD; translated from the exons ATGTCGAGGTCAGCCCCGGCCCCCGACACGTTTCCTTCGGCAGGCCCGGGGGAGAGCCGTGAGCGCGGGGCTGGCGGGGGCC TCCGAGCCGGGGCCGAACGCCGCCAGACCCGCCGGGCACTCTGCTGCTCGGGCCGCCCCGCCGCCAGCATGAGGCGGGCTGGGCCCTGGTGCCTGCTCCTGACCGCGGCCTTCGCCTTGGGCCGGCCCCCGCCGCCTCCGCGGGCCGCGGTGCGCTGCCTGCCCGCCGGCACCTGCTTCAGCGCCCACCTCGACAACACCTCCTACGCCGCGGCCAGCAGCGCCTGCGGCCGGCGACGGGGCGGCCTCGCCTGGGTGAGCGGCGAGCAGGAGCTGCgcctgctgctggggctgctggcagaggcagcgGTGCCCGCGCCCGCGCTGCTCTGGGTCGCGCTGAAGAGGAACGCCTCCGCCTGCACCCACGCGGAGCACCCGCTCCGCGGCTTCGCTTGGGAGGGCATCGGGGGCGGGACGGCCCCGCAGGAGGTGCCAGCGGTGCTCGGGCAGTGGGTGAAGGAGCCCGTGCGGTCTTGCCTCACTGCCCgctgtgctgggctgcaccTGGCGGCGACCCCCGAGAGCAgacccagctggggctggaaggaGCGGGTCTGCCAGCGGGAGAGCCCAGGCTACGTCTGCAAGTACCAGTACGAGGGCGCCTGCCCCGACCTCAGCCCCGCAGGCGCCCTCGCCCTCGACTACCGCCTCCCCTTCGAGGAGCGCAGCACCGGTCCCGGCTCCAGCCCGCCGGGCACCGTGCTGACTGTGGCGTGCCCTGGCGGGGAGGTGAGACTAACTTGCCACCCCGATCCAGGCGGCTTCTCCTGGAAGACGGCAGAAGaacccctctgcccctgccccttcGGCCACCGGAGCCCCGGCAGCGGACGGTGCACCGAGGCCGCCGGGTGCCGCGATGCCGCCGGCGGGTTCGCCTGTGCCTGCACCCCGGACAGGCGGGACGGGACTCCTTGCTCGGGCACGGCGACAGTCCCTACCGCCGCAGACGGGCCCGCGGGATCGCAGGATGCAGGAGCGGAGGGGCAGCGTCCCTCCATCCCGCCACCCGGCGGTTCCGCGGGGCCGCCCGCCTCTACCACTGCCGCCGGCGGCAGACAGAAGACGGCTGCTCCActgccctcctcttcctccaacTACGTTTTCATCCTGGTGACGGTCGCAGTGGTAGTGCTGGTCATCCTGGTTATGACCGTCCTGGGGGTGTTTAAGATCTGCTTCAACAAGAAATCCGAGGGCCGCGGGGACAAGGAGTCGCCGGAGTTCGGCAGCAAGGCAGAGGCGGGTTCCGCGGAGCCGAGCGGAGCAGCGAGCGGTGACTAG